From Alcaligenes faecalis, the proteins below share one genomic window:
- a CDS encoding enoyl-CoA hydratase/isomerase family protein, whose protein sequence is MIRTHDAGHWLEVILDRPERRNALTGPMYEELADIIDQADQNQKYRALILTGAGEHFCAGNDISELSNVRNNDMPPPIKFLRSLVKADIPLIVAVEGHAVGIGVTLLLHADFVYAARDARLRMPFTALGLCPEGASSHLLAQYVGPRRANEWLLLSQAFSAEQAMEDGLLTELTDHGNSLEAARACAHALSEQPPIALRTSKRLLREPQREVLLEVLERERKLFSKLLEGEEALQILGQMSQNRSGK, encoded by the coding sequence ATGATACGGACTCATGACGCGGGCCATTGGCTGGAAGTCATTCTGGATCGTCCGGAACGACGCAATGCCTTGACCGGCCCCATGTACGAAGAACTGGCCGACATCATCGACCAGGCCGATCAGAATCAGAAATATCGTGCCCTGATTCTGACCGGCGCGGGCGAGCATTTCTGTGCCGGCAACGACATCTCGGAGCTGTCCAATGTGCGCAACAACGACATGCCGCCGCCGATCAAATTCCTGCGCAGTCTGGTCAAAGCCGACATCCCGCTGATCGTGGCCGTAGAAGGCCACGCTGTGGGTATCGGCGTGACCTTGCTGCTGCATGCAGACTTTGTGTACGCGGCCCGTGACGCGCGCTTGCGCATGCCTTTCACGGCCCTGGGCCTGTGCCCGGAGGGCGCATCCAGCCACCTGCTGGCCCAGTACGTGGGGCCACGCCGTGCCAACGAATGGCTGCTGCTGTCACAAGCCTTCAGTGCCGAGCAGGCCATGGAAGACGGCCTGCTCACTGAACTGACCGACCACGGCAACAGCCTGGAAGCCGCCCGTGCCTGCGCTCACGCGCTGTCCGAGCAGCCTCCCATTGCCTTGCGCACCAGCAAGCGTCTGCTACGTGAGCCCCAGCGCGAAGTTTTGCTGGAGGTTCTGGAGCGCGAGCGCAAGCTTTTTTCCAAACTGCTTGAAGGCGAAGAAGCTCTGCAAATTCTGGGCCAAATGAGCCAGAACCGCAGCGGCAAATAG
- a CDS encoding glutamate synthase-related protein → MSPQAQGLYLPANEHDACGVGFIAHIKGQASHAIITQGLKILENLDHRGAVGADPLMGDGAGILIQIPDQLYREEMAAQGVTLPPPGEYGVAMVFLPKETASRLACEQELERAVRAEGQHMLGWRDVPVDSTMPMSPTVKANEPVIRQLFIGRGPDVMVPDALERKLYVIRKTASHAIYRMALAHGQEYFVTSASVRTIVYKGLLLADQVGRYYRDLADPRACSALALVHQRFSTNTFPAWPLAHPYRLIAHNGEINTVQGNFNWLRAREGAMESAVLGSDLQKLYPIVYEGQSDTATFDNCLELLVMAGYSLPHAMMIMMPEAWEQHAEMDESRRAFYEYYAAQMEPWDGPAAIAFTDGLQIGALLDRNGLRPARYVITDDDMIVLASEAGTLPIPEHRIVKKWRLQPGKMLLIDLEQGRIIDDAEIKSQLANTHPYKQWIERLRLRLDSLPSVPGVRPQLASRDLLDQQQAFGWTQEDIKVVLQPMASKGEEATGSMGNDAPLAVLSDKSKPFYNYFRQLFAQVTNPPIDPIREQMVMSLVSFIGPKPNLLDINNVNPPLRLEVSQPVLSPSDMNQIRRIEAASNGKFRSQELDIVYPSAWGPEGIEASVAALCARAADAVRDGYNILILTDRRCDAEHVAIPALLATSAIHQHLIRIGLRTRTGLVVETGSAREVHHFALLGAYGAEAMHPWLAFESLQQLAQDPINQIDASQAEGYYIKAINKGLYKVMSKMGISTYMSYTGAQIFETIGLSRSLVDKYFVGTSCPVEGIDIFTVAEEALRQHRAAYSKDPVLENHLEAGGEYAVRVRGEAHMWTADSIAKLQHATRSQNYSTYKEYAQLINEQSRRHMTLRGLFELRLDPARAIPLEEVEPASEIVKRFATGAMSLGSISTEAHAVLAVAMNRIGGKSNTGEGGEDELRYQHEMQHGKSGIRQGDTLASVLGQDRVFADIDLQENDSLRSRIKQVASGRFGVSAQYLCSADQIQIKMAQGAKPGEGGQLPGHKVSEYIAKLRYSVPGVGLISPPPHHDIYSIEDLAQLIHDLKNVNPQADISVKLVSKVGVGTVAAGVAKAKADHIVIAGHDGGTGASPLSSIKHAGTPWELGLAETQQTLLLNRLRSRIRVQADGQMKTGRDVVIGALLGADEFGFATAPLVVEGCIMMRKCHLNTCPVGVATQDPVLRRKFKGKPEHVVNYFFFVAEEVRELMAKLGVRHFDDLIGRSDWLDMRSGIEHWKAQGLDFSRLLHKVENEESPRQIATQDHDLEHTLDRQLIERSAVTLNQGTPLSFITPVRNRNRSVGAMLSGVFTKKYGHQGLPDDSLHIQCKGTAGQSFGAFLAQGITLDLVGEANDYVGKGLSGGRIIVRSPNDFRGYGPDHIIVGNTVLYGALSGAAYFNGVAGERFAVRNSGASAVVEGVGDHGCEYMTGGTVVVLGEVGRNFAAGMSGGVAYVWDPQRRLQLRCNPGMVDLEPVLSKAEQEMNSSMAQWHSRSAQGERQTDDAILQTLVQEHFKATGSFQARELLKDWDSARAQFVKVIPREYRRALSELWQGPQASKAAPKSSKTRRSASA, encoded by the coding sequence CTGTCCCCCCAAGCCCAAGGCTTGTACCTCCCCGCTAATGAACACGACGCCTGCGGCGTCGGATTTATCGCACACATCAAAGGCCAGGCGAGCCACGCCATCATCACCCAAGGCCTCAAAATCCTGGAAAACCTTGATCACCGCGGCGCTGTAGGCGCAGACCCCTTGATGGGCGACGGTGCAGGCATTCTGATCCAGATCCCCGACCAGTTGTACCGCGAAGAAATGGCCGCCCAGGGCGTGACCCTGCCGCCCCCTGGCGAGTACGGCGTGGCCATGGTGTTCCTGCCCAAGGAAACCGCCTCCCGCCTGGCCTGTGAGCAGGAGCTGGAGCGTGCGGTACGTGCCGAAGGCCAGCACATGCTGGGCTGGCGCGACGTGCCTGTGGACAGCACCATGCCCATGTCGCCCACCGTCAAGGCCAACGAGCCGGTGATTCGCCAGCTGTTCATTGGCCGCGGCCCGGATGTGATGGTGCCCGACGCGCTGGAGCGCAAGCTGTACGTCATCCGCAAGACCGCCAGCCACGCCATCTACCGCATGGCATTGGCCCACGGCCAGGAATACTTTGTGACCTCGGCCTCGGTGCGCACCATCGTCTACAAGGGCTTGCTGCTGGCTGACCAGGTTGGCCGCTACTACCGCGATCTGGCCGACCCTCGCGCCTGTTCCGCCCTGGCTCTGGTGCACCAGCGCTTTTCCACCAACACCTTCCCTGCCTGGCCACTGGCCCACCCGTACCGCCTGATCGCCCACAACGGCGAGATCAACACGGTACAGGGCAACTTCAACTGGCTGCGTGCCCGTGAAGGCGCCATGGAATCAGCCGTGCTGGGCTCGGACCTGCAAAAGCTCTACCCCATCGTGTACGAAGGCCAGTCCGACACGGCCACCTTCGACAACTGTCTGGAACTGCTGGTGATGGCCGGCTATTCCCTGCCGCACGCCATGATGATCATGATGCCGGAGGCCTGGGAACAGCACGCCGAGATGGACGAGAGCCGTCGCGCCTTCTACGAGTACTACGCAGCCCAGATGGAGCCTTGGGATGGCCCCGCCGCCATCGCCTTTACCGATGGCCTGCAAATCGGTGCGCTGCTGGACCGCAACGGCCTGCGTCCGGCCCGCTACGTCATCACCGACGACGACATGATTGTGCTGGCCTCTGAAGCCGGTACTCTGCCCATCCCCGAGCACCGCATCGTCAAAAAATGGCGTCTGCAACCGGGCAAGATGTTGCTGATCGACCTGGAACAGGGCCGCATCATTGACGATGCCGAGATCAAGTCCCAGCTGGCCAACACCCATCCCTACAAGCAGTGGATTGAACGCCTGCGCTTGCGCCTGGACTCCCTGCCCAGCGTGCCCGGTGTACGTCCCCAATTGGCCAGCCGCGACCTGCTGGATCAGCAACAAGCTTTTGGCTGGACCCAGGAAGACATCAAGGTCGTGCTGCAGCCCATGGCCAGCAAGGGTGAAGAAGCCACTGGCTCCATGGGTAATGACGCGCCGTTGGCCGTGCTGTCCGACAAGTCCAAGCCCTTCTACAACTACTTCCGCCAGCTGTTTGCTCAGGTTACCAACCCGCCTATCGACCCGATTCGCGAACAGATGGTGATGTCGCTGGTGTCCTTTATTGGCCCCAAGCCTAATCTGCTGGACATCAATAACGTCAACCCGCCACTGCGTCTGGAAGTCTCCCAGCCCGTGCTGAGCCCGTCTGACATGAACCAGATCCGGCGCATTGAAGCGGCCAGCAATGGCAAGTTCCGCAGCCAGGAGCTGGACATCGTCTACCCCAGCGCCTGGGGTCCGGAAGGCATTGAGGCCAGCGTGGCCGCCCTGTGCGCCCGTGCGGCGGATGCCGTGCGCGATGGCTACAACATCCTGATCCTGACAGATCGCCGTTGTGACGCCGAGCATGTGGCCATCCCTGCCCTGCTGGCGACCTCGGCCATTCACCAGCACCTGATCCGCATCGGCCTGCGTACCCGCACGGGTCTGGTTGTGGAAACCGGCTCGGCCCGTGAAGTGCATCACTTCGCCCTGCTGGGTGCATATGGTGCCGAAGCCATGCACCCCTGGCTGGCTTTTGAAAGCCTGCAGCAGCTGGCCCAGGACCCGATCAACCAGATCGACGCGTCCCAGGCCGAGGGCTACTACATCAAGGCCATCAACAAGGGCTTGTACAAGGTCATGTCCAAAATGGGCATCTCCACCTACATGTCCTACACCGGCGCGCAGATTTTCGAGACCATCGGCCTGTCGCGCTCGCTGGTGGACAAGTACTTTGTGGGCACCTCCTGTCCGGTAGAAGGGATTGATATCTTCACCGTGGCTGAAGAAGCGCTGCGTCAGCATCGCGCCGCCTACAGCAAAGATCCTGTACTGGAAAATCATCTGGAAGCTGGTGGCGAATACGCAGTACGCGTGCGCGGCGAAGCCCATATGTGGACGGCCGACTCCATCGCCAAGCTGCAACACGCTACCCGCAGCCAGAACTACAGCACCTACAAGGAATACGCCCAGCTCATCAACGAGCAAAGCCGCCGTCATATGACCCTGCGCGGTTTGTTCGAGCTGCGTCTGGACCCGGCCCGGGCTATTCCCCTGGAAGAAGTAGAACCGGCCAGCGAGATCGTCAAACGCTTTGCAACCGGCGCCATGTCGCTGGGTTCGATTTCCACCGAAGCCCATGCCGTACTGGCCGTGGCCATGAACCGGATTGGCGGCAAGTCCAATACCGGCGAAGGTGGCGAGGACGAGTTGCGCTATCAGCACGAAATGCAGCACGGTAAAAGTGGCATCCGCCAGGGTGATACCTTGGCCAGCGTCCTGGGCCAGGACCGCGTGTTTGCCGACATTGATCTGCAAGAGAACGATTCGCTGCGCTCGCGCATCAAGCAGGTAGCGTCCGGCCGCTTTGGTGTGTCGGCCCAGTATCTGTGCAGTGCCGATCAAATCCAGATCAAGATGGCACAAGGAGCCAAACCCGGCGAAGGCGGCCAGCTGCCCGGCCATAAAGTGTCCGAGTACATCGCCAAGCTACGTTACTCCGTCCCCGGTGTGGGCCTGATTTCGCCCCCGCCCCACCACGACATTTACTCCATCGAAGATTTGGCCCAGCTGATTCACGACCTGAAAAACGTGAACCCGCAGGCGGATATCTCGGTGAAGCTGGTGTCCAAAGTGGGTGTAGGCACTGTGGCTGCCGGTGTTGCCAAAGCCAAGGCCGATCACATTGTGATTGCCGGCCACGACGGTGGTACGGGTGCTTCGCCCCTGTCCTCCATCAAGCACGCCGGTACGCCGTGGGAACTGGGCCTGGCTGAAACTCAGCAGACCCTGTTGCTGAACCGTTTGCGCAGCCGCATTCGTGTGCAGGCTGACGGTCAGATGAAGACCGGCCGCGATGTGGTGATCGGCGCCTTGCTGGGTGCGGATGAATTTGGCTTTGCCACCGCCCCGCTGGTCGTGGAAGGCTGCATCATGATGCGCAAATGCCATCTGAACACCTGCCCGGTTGGCGTTGCCACTCAAGACCCCGTGCTGCGCCGCAAGTTCAAGGGCAAGCCCGAGCACGTGGTGAACTACTTCTTCTTCGTTGCCGAAGAAGTGCGTGAACTGATGGCCAAGCTGGGCGTGCGGCACTTTGACGATCTGATTGGTCGCAGCGACTGGCTGGATATGCGCAGTGGTATCGAACACTGGAAAGCACAAGGTCTGGACTTCTCCCGCCTGCTGCACAAAGTGGAAAACGAAGAGTCCCCACGTCAGATCGCTACGCAGGATCATGACCTGGAACACACACTGGATCGCCAACTGATCGAGCGCAGCGCCGTCACCCTGAATCAGGGCACCCCACTGTCCTTCATCACCCCCGTACGCAACCGCAACCGCAGCGTCGGTGCCATGCTCTCGGGCGTATTCACCAAGAAATACGGCCATCAAGGTTTGCCTGACGACAGCCTGCACATTCAATGCAAAGGCACGGCGGGCCAGAGCTTTGGCGCTTTCCTGGCACAGGGCATCACCCTGGATCTGGTGGGCGAAGCCAATGACTACGTGGGCAAAGGCTTGTCCGGCGGCCGCATTATCGTGCGCTCGCCCAACGACTTCCGTGGCTACGGCCCGGACCACATCATCGTGGGTAATACCGTGCTTTACGGTGCTCTGTCGGGTGCAGCCTACTTCAACGGCGTCGCTGGCGAGCGTTTTGCCGTGCGTAACTCCGGTGCCAGCGCAGTTGTAGAAGGCGTAGGCGACCACGGTTGCGAATACATGACGGGCGGCACCGTCGTCGTTCTGGGCGAAGTGGGCCGCAACTTTGCAGCCGGCATGTCCGGTGGCGTGGCCTACGTGTGGGACCCGCAACGTCGCCTGCAACTGCGCTGCAACCCCGGCATGGTGGATCTGGAGCCCGTTTTGAGCAAGGCCGAGCAAGAGATGAACAGCAGCATGGCGCAATGGCACAGCCGTAGCGCCCAGGGCGAACGTCAGACCGACGATGCCATCTTGCAAACTCTGGTCCAGGAACACTTCAAGGCCACGGGCAGCTTCCAGGCCCGCGAGCTTTTGAAAGACTGGGACAGCGCCCGCGCACAATTCGTCAAGGTCATTCCACGCGAGTACCGCCGTGCATTGAGCGAATTGTGGCAAGGTCCGCAAGCGAGCAAAGCCGCGCCCAAAAGCAGTAAAACCCGCCGTTCGGCTTCGGCCTGA
- a CDS encoding NAD(P)H-dependent flavin oxidoreductase has protein sequence MPSALTQQLYQSMTLPVMAAPMFIVSNPALVIAQCASGIIGSVPALNARPQEKLKDWLDEIDDTLAELRERHPERRIAPYAINHIIHQSNDRLEQDLRVCADHKVPLVITSLRAPQDIVPHVHAWGGKVFHDVTTLRHAEKALEAGVDGLIVVAAGAGGHAGTLSPFVLVNEIRQIFDGPIALSGAMSRGRDILAAQAMGADMAYIGTRFIASTEANASDDYKNMIVKGRAADIVYTPLFTGIPGNYLKDSIRAAGLDPDKLDAEKTADTAFGSGMSKAWRDIWGAGQGIGGIDSVEPTADIVARLHREYQEAKAALLASPFA, from the coding sequence ATGCCATCGGCATTAACGCAGCAGCTTTATCAATCTATGACCCTGCCTGTAATGGCAGCGCCCATGTTTATTGTTTCGAACCCCGCCCTGGTGATTGCGCAATGCGCCAGCGGCATTATCGGTTCCGTCCCCGCCTTGAACGCCCGCCCCCAGGAAAAGCTCAAGGATTGGCTGGACGAGATCGACGACACCCTGGCCGAACTGCGCGAGCGCCACCCCGAGCGCCGCATCGCCCCCTATGCCATCAACCACATCATCCACCAGTCCAACGACCGCCTGGAGCAGGATCTGCGGGTATGCGCCGACCACAAGGTGCCGCTGGTAATTACCAGCCTGCGTGCCCCGCAGGACATCGTGCCGCATGTGCACGCCTGGGGCGGCAAGGTTTTCCACGATGTGACCACCTTGCGTCACGCCGAAAAAGCCCTGGAAGCCGGTGTGGATGGGCTGATCGTGGTGGCAGCCGGTGCAGGTGGTCACGCCGGTACCTTGAGCCCCTTTGTACTGGTCAACGAAATTCGTCAGATTTTTGATGGCCCGATTGCCCTGTCCGGCGCCATGAGCCGGGGTCGCGACATTCTGGCCGCCCAAGCCATGGGGGCCGACATGGCCTACATCGGCACCCGCTTCATTGCCAGTACCGAAGCCAATGCCTCGGACGATTACAAGAACATGATCGTCAAGGGCCGTGCTGCCGATATCGTCTACACGCCGCTGTTTACCGGCATCCCTGGCAACTACCTGAAGGACAGTATCCGCGCTGCCGGCCTGGACCCGGACAAGCTGGATGCGGAAAAAACGGCCGATACCGCCTTTGGTTCGGGCATGAGCAAAGCCTGGCGCGACATCTGGGGCGCTGGCCAAGGCATTGGTGGCATTGATTCGGTAGAACCTACTGCCGACATCGTGGCCCGTCTGCACCGCGAATATCAGGAAGCCAAGGCAGCACTGCTGGCCTCCCCTTTCGCCTGA